Proteins encoded together in one Pseudoalteromonas xiamenensis window:
- a CDS encoding acyloxyacyl hydrolase encodes MRVLLDIGTRSMYTVNKLISALILLLLSFSLMAQERHGYAVHFIHGEGDVDGVKLAYQYHAKAFLPEDWQHLDLFFESSVNFWRYGDDNNHDRNFVLAVTPVFRYPFSEINGRPLSVEFGIGAALLDDTQFAGKDVSTHYQFEDRLGLVYSLGKANIALRYMHYSNAGFKKPNPGLDFLSLSYSSYF; translated from the coding sequence ATGCGCGTCCTTTTAGATATAGGTACGCGAAGTATGTACACTGTAAACAAACTAATCTCTGCTCTTATTTTATTACTCCTATCCTTTTCTCTAATGGCACAAGAACGCCACGGTTATGCGGTTCACTTTATTCACGGTGAAGGTGACGTCGATGGAGTTAAATTAGCCTATCAATATCATGCGAAAGCGTTTTTGCCAGAGGATTGGCAACATTTGGACTTATTCTTTGAAAGTAGCGTCAACTTTTGGCGTTATGGTGATGACAATAATCATGATCGCAATTTTGTTTTAGCGGTTACGCCGGTGTTCCGTTACCCGTTTAGTGAAATCAATGGGAGGCCATTGTCTGTTGAATTTGGTATCGGCGCCGCGTTACTTGATGACACCCAATTTGCGGGCAAGGATGTGAGTACACACTATCAGTTTGAAGATAGATTAGGTCTAGTTTATAGTTTAGGGAAAGCCAATATAGCACTGCGTTACATGCACTATTCTAACGCTGGCTTTAAAAAGCCAAATCCAGGTCTGGATTTCTTGTCATTGTCCTACTCTAGCTACTTTTGA
- a CDS encoding zinc-binding dehydrogenase, whose translation MLSANTKMYAIELVESGPQLELVKAEHVMPEPGDNELLVAIEYVALNHLDAKLARDGFEQWEYPHILGLDAVGTVVKAAKGVFPAKGSRVVFNVCLSQQGMLREYAVIPNHSVSEIPDSVGSETAVTLPNAGMAALLAIEKLQIQQGDTLAINSAQGAVAHFAIQYAKMRGAQVFAFAQKSHHRRLLSLGADFVFDCEQNNICEQVKREVGNGGFDCVLNTQGGASFLQDLQRLRFCGRIVCLNGFGEIPERLLFEKAPNIGVVSVAGAWLANSLCAQQRLCFMGQQLLNDVASGKVKSPEVSLIDFDVSAVRDVLSRLLTQTCQQRPVIKIPHQVD comes from the coding sequence ATGTTATCAGCTAACACAAAGATGTACGCAATTGAGCTTGTAGAAAGTGGTCCACAATTAGAACTGGTAAAGGCCGAACACGTGATGCCCGAACCCGGCGACAATGAATTACTGGTTGCCATTGAATATGTTGCACTAAATCATTTGGACGCAAAACTCGCTCGAGATGGTTTTGAACAGTGGGAATATCCTCACATTTTGGGCCTTGATGCGGTTGGCACTGTGGTGAAAGCGGCCAAAGGCGTTTTTCCTGCAAAAGGATCTCGCGTCGTATTCAATGTGTGTTTGTCGCAGCAAGGCATGTTGCGTGAATACGCGGTCATCCCAAATCATTCTGTTTCTGAAATCCCTGATTCTGTCGGCAGCGAAACTGCGGTGACATTGCCAAATGCGGGTATGGCCGCGCTGTTAGCAATAGAAAAATTGCAAATACAACAAGGCGATACGCTTGCTATCAATAGTGCACAAGGTGCCGTGGCGCACTTCGCTATTCAATACGCTAAAATGCGAGGCGCTCAGGTCTTTGCGTTCGCGCAAAAGTCTCATCATAGACGGCTACTGTCGTTAGGTGCGGATTTCGTATTTGATTGTGAACAAAACAATATCTGTGAACAAGTCAAACGCGAAGTTGGTAATGGTGGTTTTGATTGTGTGCTAAACACCCAAGGTGGCGCCTCCTTTTTGCAAGATTTACAGCGTTTACGATTCTGTGGTCGCATTGTGTGTTTAAATGGTTTTGGCGAGATCCCCGAGCGATTGCTGTTTGAGAAGGCGCCAAATATCGGCGTCGTTTCGGTGGCTGGTGCGTGGCTTGCCAATAGCTTGTGCGCGCAGCAGAGATTGTGTTTTATGGGCCAGCAACTGCTTAACGATGTTGCAAGTGGAAAAGTTAAATCTCCAGAGGTGTCATTAATTGACTTTGACGTGAGCGCTGTACGTGATGTGTTGTCGCGTTTACTCACGCAAACCTGTCAACAACGACCCGTGATTAAAATCCCTCATCAAGTGGATTAA
- a CDS encoding LysR family transcriptional regulator: MDTTSRLIMLLEVVEQGSFSKAAELRNIDRSVISKQISKLEEDLGVRLLNRTTRSFSLTAAGAEMVKKAAELRMLLQDTVQMAENYHQEPRGLLRITAANYIGKHYLMPVINDFQKRFPQVNVELRLDDRVVDIISEGFDIAFRIGEPRDSSLVARKLARIRMLILATPKFIDIYGEPKTMDDLAELPAAVYTNSHIRFESISYIDSNGEPKEQVINPVFRSNDGETLLAKVLSHTAYFTTPAFFFSKHIDANNLVPMLTDVHLPDFSAMYAVYPHRDLPVRTRLFLDAVRHYLGDDIPIWEQNIPGLDTMYRPK, encoded by the coding sequence ATGGATACAACCAGTCGTCTCATCATGCTGCTTGAAGTCGTCGAGCAAGGCTCTTTTTCAAAAGCCGCTGAGCTTCGAAATATCGATCGTTCGGTGATTTCGAAGCAAATAAGTAAGCTAGAGGAAGACTTAGGAGTCAGGCTACTCAATCGCACCACTCGTTCCTTTTCCTTGACAGCCGCTGGAGCGGAGATGGTGAAAAAAGCCGCCGAGCTGCGAATGTTGCTACAAGATACCGTCCAAATGGCCGAAAACTATCACCAAGAACCGAGAGGATTGCTGCGCATCACGGCCGCCAACTACATTGGCAAGCACTACCTCATGCCCGTTATCAACGATTTTCAGAAACGTTTTCCACAGGTCAATGTCGAGCTTCGACTTGACGATCGAGTTGTTGATATTATCTCTGAGGGTTTTGACATCGCATTTCGTATTGGTGAGCCACGAGACTCGTCGCTTGTCGCGCGTAAACTCGCGAGGATCCGCATGCTCATCTTGGCGACACCAAAGTTTATCGACATTTACGGTGAACCAAAAACAATGGATGACTTAGCTGAATTGCCAGCCGCGGTATATACCAACTCGCACATTCGCTTTGAATCCATCAGTTACATTGACAGTAATGGTGAGCCGAAAGAGCAAGTGATCAACCCCGTATTTCGTTCTAATGATGGTGAAACGTTACTCGCAAAAGTGCTTTCGCATACCGCGTACTTTACGACGCCTGCGTTTTTCTTCTCCAAACACATTGACGCCAACAACCTCGTTCCAATGCTCACTGACGTACACCTTCCTGATTTCAGTGCGATGTATGCCGTTTACCCACATCGAGATTTGCCAGTACGAACGAGGCTCTTTTTAGATGCAGTGCGCCATTATCTAGGCGATGATATACCGATTTGGGAGCAAAACATTCCGGGTCTCGATACTATGTATCGACCCAAATAA